A stretch of the Osmerus eperlanus chromosome 10, fOsmEpe2.1, whole genome shotgun sequence genome encodes the following:
- the dpy19l3 gene encoding probable C-mannosyltransferase DPY19L3 isoform X1 → MEIRKRGNWNKLESYWGISQDKVSPDGFSVGAGVAGGAGGDPQDYLRPTGLSIPPVWPWRRVAVMAVGLVLAVVIGLSHAWCVNSIHENLLWFSHLTEVEREISFRTECGLYYSYYKQMLQAPTFQQGVWELVNDNLTESRRTINLLQRMNIYQEVVLSALYRLLPIQGFLEPIYFYIYTVFSLQAVYVIALYLTSWLLSGCWLSGALTAVWYILNRIDTTRVEFTISLRENWSMPFFALQVAAITCFLRPQLRPIQQKVVVWLMFVATLGFCLTWQFNQFILLVQAMVLYTLDCLDLLSPAQVTCVYLVQLTSLLCVWLLQFCNSMILGSLALSFITSALFVRHFQRGVKSGGLLARLGKLFLHSCLVLSLTLSINYLAKQALQLRSDEHIFKFIKSKVGLGPTRDFDASLYLCEEAFGLLPFDTFERLAGTLLVYPYLGTLVVLLPMLALVALRHLSGQETGGGEDLKGGAEDTVVSMRPDVAYNIVHSLFYGLLAFSTMRMKYLWTGHACVLAAYGVCGKELWLVVLNVLHCNSKTKLRLIRYTVPIVILGFLYYKFWSKLMKEVSELREFYDPDTVELMTWISSRTSPKAVFAGSMQLLAGIKLCTGRGLTNHPHYEDQALRERTRQVYQVYARQPPDEVYRLLREAGADFLVLEDSICYERRHRRGCRLRDLLDLANGHVMDGPGDDAPDLVPSPHPRFCEAIKTETPAYASLFTRAFHNKTFHVYRLKKKRKRKAAASSSPAEAPPARHGGLRLLQRLGCRCESHRAYEDNIESN, encoded by the exons ATGGAGATCCGGAAGAGGGGGAACTGGAACAAGCTGGAGAGCTACTGGGGGATTTCCCAGGACAAAGTGTCCCCTGATGGCTTCTctgtgggggcaggggtggctgggggggcagggggagacccCCAGGACTACCTCCGTCCCACAGGCCTGAGCATTCCTCCTGTGTGGCCATGGCGACGGGTGGCTGTCATGGCAGTGGGTCTGGTATTGGCTGTTGTTATTGGTCTGTCTCACGCCTGGTGTGTTAACTCCATTCACGAGAACCTGCTGTGGTTCTCCCACCTGACG GAAGTGGAGCGTGAAATCTCCTTTAGGACAGAATGTGGTCTGTACTACTCCTACTACAAACAGATGTTGCAGGCGCCGACCTTTCAGCAAG GTGTGTGGGAGCTGGTGAATGACAACTTGACTGAGTCCAGGAGGACCATTAACCTGTTGCAGCGCATGAACATCTACCAGGAAGTGGTGCTCAGTGCTCTCTACAGACTGCTTCCCattcag GGGTTCCTGGAGCCAATTTATTTCTACATCTACACCGTGTTCTCCCTGCAGGCTGTGTATGTGATAGCCCTTTACCTCACCAGCTGGCTGCTTAGTGGATGCTGGCTGTCTGGAGCTCTCACTGCGGTCTGGTACATCCTCAACag GATCGACACCACGCGTGTAGAGTTCACCATCTCCCTGAGGGAGAACTGGTCCATGCCCTTCTTCGCTCTGCAGGTGGCAGCTATCACATGCTTCCTCAGACCTCAGCTCAGGCCCatacagcag AAGGTGGTGGTGTGGCTGATGTTTGTGGCCACGCTGGGTTTCTGCCTGACGTGGCAGTTTAACCAGTTCATCCTGCTGGTCCAGGCCATGGTCCTGTACACTCTGGACTGTCTGGACCTCCTCTCACCAGCACAG GTGAcctgtgtgtacctggtccagCTGaccagtctgctgtgtgtctggctgcttCAGTTCTGTAACTCCATGATCCTGGGCTCTCTGGCCCTCAGCTTCATCACCTCCGCCCTCTTCGTCAGACACTTCCAG AGAGGTGTAAAGTCTGGAGGGCTGCTGGCCAGGCTTGGGAAGCTGTTTCTGCATTCAtgtctggtcctctctctcaccctttccaTCAATTACCTAGCCAAG CAAGCTCTGCAGCTGAGATCAGATGAACACATCTTTAAATTCATCAAGTCGAAGGTTGGCTTGGGACCCACCAG agATTTCGATGCCAGCCTCTACCTGTGTGAGGAGGCCTTCGGACTGCTGCCGTTTGACACGTTTGAGCGTCTGGCGGGCACCCTGCTGGTGTACCCCTACCTCGGTACCCTGGTGGTCCTGCTGCCCATGCTGGCCCTTGTGGCACTGAGACACCTCAG TGGGcaggagactggggggggcgagGATCTcaaggggggagcagaggacaCCGTCGTCTCTATGAGACCAGATGTCGCCTACAATATCGTACACAGCCTCTTCTACGGACTGCTGGCCTTCAGCACCATGAG GATGAAGTACCTGTGGACTGGCCACGCGTGTGTCCTGGCTGCCTACGGTGTTTGTGGGAAGGAGCTCTGGCTTGTGGTCTTGAATGTGCTCCACTGTAACTCCAAAACAAAG TTAAGGCTGATCAGATACACAGTTCCCATAGTAATTCTGGGCTTCCTATATTACAAG TTCTGGAGCAAGCTGATGAAGGAGGTGTCGGAGCTAAGGGAGTTCTATGACCCAGACACTGTGGAACTCATGACCTGGatcag TTCCAGGACCTCTCCCAAGGCAGTGTTCGCTGGGAGCATGCAGCTGTTGGCTGGGATTAAACTCTGCACAGGCCGAGGCCTCACCAACCACCCCCACTACGAGGACCAAGCCCTGAGGGAAAGGACTAGACAG gtgtaccAGGTGTATGCTCGCCAGCCTCCAGATGAGGTGTACCGCTTGCTGCGCGAAGCGGGGGCAGACTTCCTGGTTCTAGAAGACAGCATCTGCTATGAGAGGAGGCACCGGCGTGGCTGCAGACTCCGTGACCTCCTGGACCTGGCCAATGGGCAT GTCATGGATGGTCCGGGGGACGACGCCCCTGACCTggtgccctccccccacccccgcttCTGCGAGGCCATCAAGACGGAGACGCCGGCGTACGCCTCCCTCTTCACGCGCGCCTTCCACAACAAGACCTTCCACGTGTACCGtctgaagaagaagaggaagaggaaggcggCGGCGAGCAGCAGCCCCGCTGAGGCGCCCCCGGCCCGCCACGGAGGGCTGAGGCTCCTCCAGCGGCTGGGTTGCCGGTGTGAATCCCACAGGGCTTACGAGGACAACATAGAGAGCAACTGA
- the dpy19l3 gene encoding probable C-mannosyltransferase DPY19L3 isoform X2 yields the protein MTALRQRKGSKAKDPGSDVQTRRSSCAAEASDRTLHGDWTWWAVVWTAIGWTVGVCLGLLCCIYVATLHENDLWFSNIKEVEREISFRTECGLYYSYYKQMLQAPTFQQGVWELVNDNLTESRRTINLLQRMNIYQEVVLSALYRLLPIQGFLEPIYFYIYTVFSLQAVYVIALYLTSWLLSGCWLSGALTAVWYILNRIDTTRVEFTISLRENWSMPFFALQVAAITCFLRPQLRPIQQKVVVWLMFVATLGFCLTWQFNQFILLVQAMVLYTLDCLDLLSPAQVTCVYLVQLTSLLCVWLLQFCNSMILGSLALSFITSALFVRHFQRGVKSGGLLARLGKLFLHSCLVLSLTLSINYLAKQALQLRSDEHIFKFIKSKVGLGPTRDFDASLYLCEEAFGLLPFDTFERLAGTLLVYPYLGTLVVLLPMLALVALRHLSGQETGGGEDLKGGAEDTVVSMRPDVAYNIVHSLFYGLLAFSTMRMKYLWTGHACVLAAYGVCGKELWLVVLNVLHCNSKTKLRLIRYTVPIVILGFLYYKFWSKLMKEVSELREFYDPDTVELMTWISSRTSPKAVFAGSMQLLAGIKLCTGRGLTNHPHYEDQALRERTRQVYQVYARQPPDEVYRLLREAGADFLVLEDSICYERRHRRGCRLRDLLDLANGHVMDGPGDDAPDLVPSPHPRFCEAIKTETPAYASLFTRAFHNKTFHVYRLKKKRKRKAAASSSPAEAPPARHGGLRLLQRLGCRCESHRAYEDNIESN from the exons ATGACTGCTCTGAGGCAGAGGAAGGGCAGCAAGGCCAAGGACCCAGGTTCAGACGTCCAGACCCGCCGCTCCAGCTGTGCGGCCGAGGCCTCAGACAGAACCCTGCATG GTGATTGGACGTGGTGGGCAGTTGTCTGGACTGCCATTGGCTGGACAGTGGGAGTATGTTTGGGCCTGCTGTGCTGCATCTACGTGGCGACGCTCCATGAGAACGACCTGTGGTTCTCCAACATCAAG GAAGTGGAGCGTGAAATCTCCTTTAGGACAGAATGTGGTCTGTACTACTCCTACTACAAACAGATGTTGCAGGCGCCGACCTTTCAGCAAG GTGTGTGGGAGCTGGTGAATGACAACTTGACTGAGTCCAGGAGGACCATTAACCTGTTGCAGCGCATGAACATCTACCAGGAAGTGGTGCTCAGTGCTCTCTACAGACTGCTTCCCattcag GGGTTCCTGGAGCCAATTTATTTCTACATCTACACCGTGTTCTCCCTGCAGGCTGTGTATGTGATAGCCCTTTACCTCACCAGCTGGCTGCTTAGTGGATGCTGGCTGTCTGGAGCTCTCACTGCGGTCTGGTACATCCTCAACag GATCGACACCACGCGTGTAGAGTTCACCATCTCCCTGAGGGAGAACTGGTCCATGCCCTTCTTCGCTCTGCAGGTGGCAGCTATCACATGCTTCCTCAGACCTCAGCTCAGGCCCatacagcag AAGGTGGTGGTGTGGCTGATGTTTGTGGCCACGCTGGGTTTCTGCCTGACGTGGCAGTTTAACCAGTTCATCCTGCTGGTCCAGGCCATGGTCCTGTACACTCTGGACTGTCTGGACCTCCTCTCACCAGCACAG GTGAcctgtgtgtacctggtccagCTGaccagtctgctgtgtgtctggctgcttCAGTTCTGTAACTCCATGATCCTGGGCTCTCTGGCCCTCAGCTTCATCACCTCCGCCCTCTTCGTCAGACACTTCCAG AGAGGTGTAAAGTCTGGAGGGCTGCTGGCCAGGCTTGGGAAGCTGTTTCTGCATTCAtgtctggtcctctctctcaccctttccaTCAATTACCTAGCCAAG CAAGCTCTGCAGCTGAGATCAGATGAACACATCTTTAAATTCATCAAGTCGAAGGTTGGCTTGGGACCCACCAG agATTTCGATGCCAGCCTCTACCTGTGTGAGGAGGCCTTCGGACTGCTGCCGTTTGACACGTTTGAGCGTCTGGCGGGCACCCTGCTGGTGTACCCCTACCTCGGTACCCTGGTGGTCCTGCTGCCCATGCTGGCCCTTGTGGCACTGAGACACCTCAG TGGGcaggagactggggggggcgagGATCTcaaggggggagcagaggacaCCGTCGTCTCTATGAGACCAGATGTCGCCTACAATATCGTACACAGCCTCTTCTACGGACTGCTGGCCTTCAGCACCATGAG GATGAAGTACCTGTGGACTGGCCACGCGTGTGTCCTGGCTGCCTACGGTGTTTGTGGGAAGGAGCTCTGGCTTGTGGTCTTGAATGTGCTCCACTGTAACTCCAAAACAAAG TTAAGGCTGATCAGATACACAGTTCCCATAGTAATTCTGGGCTTCCTATATTACAAG TTCTGGAGCAAGCTGATGAAGGAGGTGTCGGAGCTAAGGGAGTTCTATGACCCAGACACTGTGGAACTCATGACCTGGatcag TTCCAGGACCTCTCCCAAGGCAGTGTTCGCTGGGAGCATGCAGCTGTTGGCTGGGATTAAACTCTGCACAGGCCGAGGCCTCACCAACCACCCCCACTACGAGGACCAAGCCCTGAGGGAAAGGACTAGACAG gtgtaccAGGTGTATGCTCGCCAGCCTCCAGATGAGGTGTACCGCTTGCTGCGCGAAGCGGGGGCAGACTTCCTGGTTCTAGAAGACAGCATCTGCTATGAGAGGAGGCACCGGCGTGGCTGCAGACTCCGTGACCTCCTGGACCTGGCCAATGGGCAT GTCATGGATGGTCCGGGGGACGACGCCCCTGACCTggtgccctccccccacccccgcttCTGCGAGGCCATCAAGACGGAGACGCCGGCGTACGCCTCCCTCTTCACGCGCGCCTTCCACAACAAGACCTTCCACGTGTACCGtctgaagaagaagaggaagaggaaggcggCGGCGAGCAGCAGCCCCGCTGAGGCGCCCCCGGCCCGCCACGGAGGGCTGAGGCTCCTCCAGCGGCTGGGTTGCCGGTGTGAATCCCACAGGGCTTACGAGGACAACATAGAGAGCAACTGA
- the dpy19l3 gene encoding probable C-mannosyltransferase DPY19L3 isoform X3, with protein sequence MEIRKRGNWNKLESYWGISQDKVSPDGFSVGAGVAGGAGGDPQDYLRPTGLSIPPVWPWRRVAVMAVGLVLAVVIGLSHAWCVNSIHENLLWFSHLTEVEREISFRTECGLYYSYYKQMLQAPTFQQGVWELVNDNLTESRRTINLLQRMNIYQEVVLSALYRLLPIQGFLEPIYFYIYTVFSLQAVYVIALYLTSWLLSGCWLSGALTAVWYILNRIDTTRVEFTISLRENWSMPFFALQVAAITCFLRPQLRPIQQKVVVWLMFVATLGFCLTWQFNQFILLVQAMVLYTLDCLDLLSPAQVTCVYLVQLTSLLCVWLLQFCNSMILGSLALSFITSALFVRHFQRGVKSGGLLARLGKLFLHSCLVLSLTLSINYLAKQALQLRSDEHIFKFIKSKVGLGPTRDFDASLYLCEEAFGLLPFDTFERLAGTLLVYPYLGTLVVLLPMLALVALRHLSGQETGGGEDLKGGAEDTVVSMRPDVAYNIVHSLFYGLLAFSTMRMKYLWTGHACVLAAYGVCGKELWLVVLNVLHCNSKTKFWSKLMKEVSELREFYDPDTVELMTWISSRTSPKAVFAGSMQLLAGIKLCTGRGLTNHPHYEDQALRERTRQVYQVYARQPPDEVYRLLREAGADFLVLEDSICYERRHRRGCRLRDLLDLANGHVMDGPGDDAPDLVPSPHPRFCEAIKTETPAYASLFTRAFHNKTFHVYRLKKKRKRKAAASSSPAEAPPARHGGLRLLQRLGCRCESHRAYEDNIESN encoded by the exons ATGGAGATCCGGAAGAGGGGGAACTGGAACAAGCTGGAGAGCTACTGGGGGATTTCCCAGGACAAAGTGTCCCCTGATGGCTTCTctgtgggggcaggggtggctgggggggcagggggagacccCCAGGACTACCTCCGTCCCACAGGCCTGAGCATTCCTCCTGTGTGGCCATGGCGACGGGTGGCTGTCATGGCAGTGGGTCTGGTATTGGCTGTTGTTATTGGTCTGTCTCACGCCTGGTGTGTTAACTCCATTCACGAGAACCTGCTGTGGTTCTCCCACCTGACG GAAGTGGAGCGTGAAATCTCCTTTAGGACAGAATGTGGTCTGTACTACTCCTACTACAAACAGATGTTGCAGGCGCCGACCTTTCAGCAAG GTGTGTGGGAGCTGGTGAATGACAACTTGACTGAGTCCAGGAGGACCATTAACCTGTTGCAGCGCATGAACATCTACCAGGAAGTGGTGCTCAGTGCTCTCTACAGACTGCTTCCCattcag GGGTTCCTGGAGCCAATTTATTTCTACATCTACACCGTGTTCTCCCTGCAGGCTGTGTATGTGATAGCCCTTTACCTCACCAGCTGGCTGCTTAGTGGATGCTGGCTGTCTGGAGCTCTCACTGCGGTCTGGTACATCCTCAACag GATCGACACCACGCGTGTAGAGTTCACCATCTCCCTGAGGGAGAACTGGTCCATGCCCTTCTTCGCTCTGCAGGTGGCAGCTATCACATGCTTCCTCAGACCTCAGCTCAGGCCCatacagcag AAGGTGGTGGTGTGGCTGATGTTTGTGGCCACGCTGGGTTTCTGCCTGACGTGGCAGTTTAACCAGTTCATCCTGCTGGTCCAGGCCATGGTCCTGTACACTCTGGACTGTCTGGACCTCCTCTCACCAGCACAG GTGAcctgtgtgtacctggtccagCTGaccagtctgctgtgtgtctggctgcttCAGTTCTGTAACTCCATGATCCTGGGCTCTCTGGCCCTCAGCTTCATCACCTCCGCCCTCTTCGTCAGACACTTCCAG AGAGGTGTAAAGTCTGGAGGGCTGCTGGCCAGGCTTGGGAAGCTGTTTCTGCATTCAtgtctggtcctctctctcaccctttccaTCAATTACCTAGCCAAG CAAGCTCTGCAGCTGAGATCAGATGAACACATCTTTAAATTCATCAAGTCGAAGGTTGGCTTGGGACCCACCAG agATTTCGATGCCAGCCTCTACCTGTGTGAGGAGGCCTTCGGACTGCTGCCGTTTGACACGTTTGAGCGTCTGGCGGGCACCCTGCTGGTGTACCCCTACCTCGGTACCCTGGTGGTCCTGCTGCCCATGCTGGCCCTTGTGGCACTGAGACACCTCAG TGGGcaggagactggggggggcgagGATCTcaaggggggagcagaggacaCCGTCGTCTCTATGAGACCAGATGTCGCCTACAATATCGTACACAGCCTCTTCTACGGACTGCTGGCCTTCAGCACCATGAG GATGAAGTACCTGTGGACTGGCCACGCGTGTGTCCTGGCTGCCTACGGTGTTTGTGGGAAGGAGCTCTGGCTTGTGGTCTTGAATGTGCTCCACTGTAACTCCAAAACAAAG TTCTGGAGCAAGCTGATGAAGGAGGTGTCGGAGCTAAGGGAGTTCTATGACCCAGACACTGTGGAACTCATGACCTGGatcag TTCCAGGACCTCTCCCAAGGCAGTGTTCGCTGGGAGCATGCAGCTGTTGGCTGGGATTAAACTCTGCACAGGCCGAGGCCTCACCAACCACCCCCACTACGAGGACCAAGCCCTGAGGGAAAGGACTAGACAG gtgtaccAGGTGTATGCTCGCCAGCCTCCAGATGAGGTGTACCGCTTGCTGCGCGAAGCGGGGGCAGACTTCCTGGTTCTAGAAGACAGCATCTGCTATGAGAGGAGGCACCGGCGTGGCTGCAGACTCCGTGACCTCCTGGACCTGGCCAATGGGCAT GTCATGGATGGTCCGGGGGACGACGCCCCTGACCTggtgccctccccccacccccgcttCTGCGAGGCCATCAAGACGGAGACGCCGGCGTACGCCTCCCTCTTCACGCGCGCCTTCCACAACAAGACCTTCCACGTGTACCGtctgaagaagaagaggaagaggaaggcggCGGCGAGCAGCAGCCCCGCTGAGGCGCCCCCGGCCCGCCACGGAGGGCTGAGGCTCCTCCAGCGGCTGGGTTGCCGGTGTGAATCCCACAGGGCTTACGAGGACAACATAGAGAGCAACTGA